One segment of Treponema primitia ZAS-1 DNA contains the following:
- a CDS encoding HPr family phosphocarrier protein yields the protein MVEQIVTIQNRAGIHARPSAMLVQTAKDFKSNIYLEKGNDRINGKSIMGILTLGASYGTEIKVIVEGEDEQLALEAMVNLFNKKFEEE from the coding sequence ATGGTAGAACAAATTGTAACAATTCAAAACAGGGCCGGAATCCATGCCCGTCCTTCGGCAATGCTGGTACAGACTGCGAAGGATTTCAAATCCAATATTTATTTGGAGAAGGGAAACGACCGCATAAATGGAAAGTCTATCATGGGTATCCTGACCCTGGGAGCTTCCTATGGGACCGAAATAAAGGTTATCGTCGAAGGGGAAGACGAACAGCTAGCCCTGGAAGCTATGGTTAATCTGTTTAACAAGAAATTCGAAGAAGAATAG
- a CDS encoding late competence development ComFB family protein has translation MEIHNTTEDVVFSVIGEICTSIEKQGNPEKLCLCDQCRIDAACFVLNRVPPHYIISNRGAARIEQETISRQQLEADAVSLVFEAIKRVSHNQRPNSDHTSGQVKEVKKGPVFNIPTIIGRAFDGANFSPLADVGVELWRDGKLVEMKNRNWQNPCKLVLNTQGTFTFWPESIPAKEEGSREQFEYSVKIEVPGFETLTHFFEIPVISELGNAESFSMDRTLKLPDLYLFPPGGDED, from the coding sequence ATGGAGATACATAATACCACCGAGGATGTTGTTTTTTCGGTGATAGGTGAAATTTGCACTTCTATCGAGAAACAGGGCAACCCCGAAAAGCTTTGTCTCTGCGATCAGTGCCGCATTGATGCGGCTTGTTTTGTCCTGAACCGTGTTCCTCCCCACTACATTATCTCAAACCGGGGCGCCGCCCGTATTGAACAGGAAACCATTAGCCGGCAGCAGCTGGAAGCGGACGCCGTTTCCCTGGTATTTGAAGCCATCAAGCGGGTCAGCCATAACCAGCGCCCTAACTCGGACCACACCAGCGGGCAGGTCAAGGAAGTTAAGAAAGGGCCGGTTTTCAATATCCCCACCATTATTGGCCGGGCCTTTGACGGCGCTAATTTCTCTCCCCTGGCGGACGTAGGCGTGGAGCTGTGGCGGGATGGGAAGCTGGTGGAGATGAAGAATCGGAACTGGCAGAACCCCTGTAAGCTGGTGTTGAATACCCAGGGTACCTTTACCTTCTGGCCTGAATCCATCCCTGCCAAAGAAGAGGGAAGCCGTGAGCAATTTGAATATTCCGTAAAAATCGAAGTGCCGGGCTTTGAAACCCTGACCCACTTTTTTGAAATCCCGGTGATCAGTGAATTGGGTAACGCCGAATCCTTCTCCATGGACCGGACCCTCAAGCTGCCGGATCTGTATTTGTTCCCCCCGGGCGGGGACGAAGATTAG
- a CDS encoding ATP-binding protein: MGGLEIKIDNFSPLFDKSNMEYKEFSSDFSQIRLYTMWLVRSAPSEIREFNLLEQQISEIIKNAIKHGNKNNIDKKVKIWYSLTAETAHLIVEDEGEGFKDLEKWNAFNRKRLQYIGEQNFDDLGKYVSFRGADSDNYDGGNALFAALEYWNGGFVFNEKRNAVGMKKFFNSKSSSTEEVLSDIKPW, translated from the coding sequence ATGGGCGGATTGGAAATCAAAATTGACAATTTTTCGCCTCTGTTTGACAAATCTAATATGGAGTACAAGGAATTTTCCTCCGATTTTAGTCAGATCCGCCTTTATACTATGTGGCTGGTCAGGTCTGCCCCCTCGGAGATACGGGAATTCAACCTTCTGGAACAGCAGATATCCGAAATCATCAAAAATGCGATAAAACACGGCAATAAGAACAATATCGATAAAAAAGTAAAGATATGGTACTCACTTACCGCAGAAACCGCCCATCTGATCGTGGAGGATGAGGGGGAAGGTTTTAAGGATCTGGAAAAGTGGAACGCCTTTAACCGTAAAAGGCTGCAGTACATAGGCGAGCAGAATTTTGACGATCTGGGGAAATACGTTTCCTTTCGGGGCGCTGATAGCGACAACTACGATGGGGGGAATGCCCTATTCGCCGCATTGGAATACTGGAATGGCGGGTTTGTGTTCAATGAAAAACGAAACGCCGTGGGGATGAAGAAGTTTTTTAATAGCAAAAGCAGCTCCACCGAAGAAGTTCTCTCGGATATCAAGCCCTGGTAA
- a CDS encoding PilZ domain-containing protein, producing the protein MATPIKRIEKDFFLKVLYDDQLPIIFLRNRTEYVLRVEQPTKDEIHLQADRPIPGLKPRRKMNLMFEYLEKIITFSLEIETLRDDHITAKVPELMYKNLGRSHSRVITPPDLQILFTFRGDRYSLSFPKITDYESEEITEFMNHLDPQNLNGLIGQLAEWIKNFASGYKLIIFKDVKPVTAEEKILAETGKTIFLPSTLGALPETDPHPKKRLVTADMLKRYLESTGVGKNYLDDAASRFIRSKFDNGIVSDVWVPILFQEYVIGYIHLWVNMEGRPSLNYDIIDTLYQFARVLAFSLKVNGYFDSEKLKNEPFMGNVIDISASGLLFAYPNSELATSLTLDSELSVKLSAPKRTVNATAQIVRRYNDKTTNYFGCRFLDIAPEDIRFLFEFIYGRPFTDADAYFLTGHV; encoded by the coding sequence ATGGCAACACCGATTAAGCGGATTGAGAAGGATTTTTTCCTTAAGGTACTCTACGACGATCAGCTTCCCATTATTTTTTTACGTAACCGTACCGAATACGTATTACGGGTGGAACAGCCCACCAAAGACGAAATTCACCTCCAGGCGGATCGCCCCATACCGGGGCTAAAACCCCGGAGAAAAATGAACCTGATGTTTGAGTACCTCGAAAAGATCATCACCTTTTCCCTGGAAATTGAGACACTGAGGGATGACCATATCACCGCGAAGGTTCCGGAATTGATGTATAAAAACCTGGGCCGTTCCCACTCCCGGGTGATAACCCCGCCGGATTTGCAGATACTGTTTACCTTTCGGGGGGATCGGTATTCTCTTTCCTTCCCCAAGATAACCGATTACGAGTCCGAAGAAATTACCGAGTTTATGAACCATCTGGATCCCCAGAATCTCAACGGGCTTATCGGGCAGTTAGCGGAGTGGATAAAAAATTTTGCCAGCGGGTATAAGTTGATTATCTTTAAGGATGTAAAACCCGTCACCGCGGAGGAGAAGATCCTGGCAGAGACCGGCAAGACCATTTTTCTGCCCTCCACCCTGGGGGCCCTGCCCGAAACGGACCCGCATCCTAAAAAAAGGCTCGTAACCGCGGATATGCTCAAACGGTATCTGGAAAGTACCGGTGTAGGAAAGAACTATCTTGATGATGCCGCATCCCGGTTTATCCGCTCAAAATTCGACAACGGGATCGTTTCGGATGTCTGGGTTCCCATCCTCTTCCAGGAATACGTGATTGGCTATATCCACCTCTGGGTCAACATGGAAGGCCGTCCATCCCTGAACTACGACATCATAGACACCCTCTATCAATTTGCCCGGGTCCTTGCTTTTTCTCTGAAAGTAAACGGCTATTTTGATTCTGAAAAGCTAAAAAACGAACCCTTTATGGGCAATGTCATCGACATCAGCGCCTCGGGGCTGCTTTTTGCCTACCCAAACTCGGAATTAGCCACATCGCTAACCCTGGACTCCGAACTTTCGGTGAAATTAAGCGCCCCTAAGCGAACCGTTAACGCCACTGCCCAGATAGTCCGCCGGTACAACGATAAAACCACCAACTACTTTGGCTGCCGGTTCCTGGATATAGCTCCGGAGGATATACGCTTTCTCTTTGAATTTATCTACGGCAGACCCTTTACCGATGCGGACGCCTACTTTCTCACCGGGCATGTCTAA
- the hprK gene encoding HPr(Ser) kinase/phosphatase: MAEKQFTVLDLIDIDLKEHNSLNLHCIGGRKGLSREIVSPDLNRPGLAISGFYDLFANYRIQLFGRGERAYLGKLADEGNDEPIKQMFTYLIPCCIFTHSITPTKAFFEAAEAAECPLLQTDLETTEFSSRIMRILSNIFAPRQSVHGVLVEVYGLGILILGDSGVGKSETALELIERGHRLVADDVVEILCVNGNILIGAGANKIIGHHMEIRGLGIINITHLFGVRAIRDQKRIQLVVKLEEWDSKKMYDRLGMEEDFSEFLGVSIPKLEIPVKPGRNIPIIIETAAMNERLKKMGYNSAQEFNQNILKWIESDAARSVYFGQDDII; the protein is encoded by the coding sequence ATGGCGGAGAAGCAGTTTACCGTTTTGGATCTTATCGATATAGATCTGAAGGAGCATAATTCCCTCAATTTACACTGCATAGGGGGCCGTAAAGGGCTTTCCCGGGAGATCGTCAGCCCGGATCTCAACCGTCCCGGCTTGGCCATTTCCGGTTTTTACGATCTTTTTGCCAATTACCGGATCCAGTTATTTGGCCGGGGAGAGAGGGCCTATCTGGGTAAACTGGCGGATGAGGGAAATGACGAACCCATCAAACAGATGTTCACCTACCTCATCCCCTGCTGTATCTTTACCCATAGCATCACCCCTACCAAAGCCTTTTTTGAAGCCGCCGAGGCGGCGGAATGTCCCCTGCTTCAGACCGACCTGGAAACTACGGAATTTTCATCCCGGATTATGCGGATCCTCTCCAATATCTTCGCCCCCCGTCAAAGTGTCCATGGGGTGTTGGTGGAGGTCTACGGCCTGGGGATCCTCATCCTTGGGGATTCAGGGGTAGGGAAAAGTGAGACCGCCCTGGAATTGATAGAACGGGGGCACCGGCTGGTGGCGGATGATGTGGTGGAGATCCTCTGCGTCAATGGGAATATCCTCATCGGCGCCGGGGCGAATAAGATCATCGGCCATCATATGGAGATCCGGGGTTTGGGGATTATTAATATCACCCATCTTTTTGGGGTCCGGGCCATCCGGGATCAGAAGCGGATACAGTTGGTGGTCAAATTAGAGGAGTGGGACTCTAAAAAAATGTACGATCGCCTGGGAATGGAGGAAGATTTCTCTGAATTCCTGGGGGTTTCTATCCCAAAACTGGAAATCCCCGTAAAACCGGGCCGGAATATCCCTATTATTATTGAAACTGCCGCTATGAACGAGCGGCTCAAAAAGATGGGGTATAATTCGGCCCAAGAATTCAATCAAAATATTCTTAAATGGATAGAAAGTGACGCTGCCCGTTCGGTTTACTTTGGGCAGGATGATATTATTTAA
- a CDS encoding HD domain-containing protein, which produces MGKDVYAVLQSGYTEPIRDVLWGHIYLTPELAALTKSEPFMRLYRIFQLGPAYAVYPGATHTRAVHSIGVYHLARRLLLNLAERGADAWLTPVGAVSFLCAALLHDLGHFPYTHSLKELPLARHEALTAEIILREPIKTLVAKAGGDPALTAAIVDTGLPAGSEKEPVFYRKLLSGALDPDKLDYLNRDARYCGVPYGAQDVDFILSRLYPHAEKGAVIDGKGIPSVESILFSKYLMYRAVYWHPMVRSATGMIKKALMGGLEDGVLKPEDLYGLDDPGLFALLAHGSHPLFHLAEKVRAGRFYTAVAEFPFDEGLHGNLLDISRRSGYEEALGAELSLPGETLEPGAIIIDVPEPISFETGLYVADEGCYFSESSSVFKPGVVDSLVKSLRIIRIFVDPEHENRVKSNPELEGILHIHKKWLNLI; this is translated from the coding sequence ATGGGAAAGGATGTTTATGCCGTGCTTCAGAGTGGATACACGGAGCCCATACGGGATGTGCTTTGGGGGCATATTTACCTTACCCCGGAACTGGCGGCGTTGACTAAATCGGAGCCCTTTATGCGGCTCTATCGTATTTTCCAGCTTGGTCCTGCCTACGCGGTCTACCCCGGGGCGACCCATACCCGGGCGGTCCATTCCATCGGGGTGTATCACCTGGCCCGTCGGCTCCTCTTGAATTTGGCGGAGCGCGGCGCCGACGCCTGGCTTACACCGGTAGGGGCGGTTTCCTTTCTTTGCGCCGCCCTGCTCCACGATTTGGGCCATTTTCCCTATACCCATTCCCTCAAGGAACTGCCCCTGGCCCGCCACGAGGCGCTTACCGCCGAAATCATACTCCGGGAACCGATAAAGACCCTGGTGGCCAAAGCCGGGGGCGATCCCGCCCTTACTGCCGCCATTGTGGATACCGGTCTTCCTGCGGGCAGCGAAAAGGAACCGGTTTTTTATCGGAAACTCCTGTCCGGGGCTTTGGATCCGGACAAGCTGGACTACCTGAACCGGGACGCCCGGTACTGCGGCGTCCCCTACGGCGCCCAGGACGTGGATTTTATCCTGAGCCGCCTGTATCCCCATGCCGAAAAGGGGGCAGTCATCGATGGTAAGGGGATTCCCAGTGTGGAGTCCATTCTTTTTTCAAAATACCTGATGTATCGGGCGGTTTATTGGCACCCCATGGTACGTTCCGCCACGGGGATGATTAAGAAGGCCCTTATGGGAGGTCTGGAGGATGGGGTTTTAAAGCCCGAGGATCTTTACGGCCTGGATGACCCGGGGCTTTTTGCCCTCCTGGCTCATGGTTCCCACCCCCTCTTTCATCTGGCGGAAAAGGTTAGAGCCGGCCGGTTTTACACGGCTGTGGCGGAATTTCCCTTTGATGAGGGCTTGCACGGAAATCTTCTGGATATAAGTCGGCGATCCGGGTACGAAGAAGCCCTGGGGGCGGAACTTTCATTGCCTGGGGAAACTTTGGAACCGGGGGCGATAATCATTGATGTACCGGAGCCGATTTCTTTTGAAACCGGCCTCTACGTTGCCGATGAGGGCTGTTATTTTTCCGAAAGTTCCAGCGTGTTTAAGCCCGGGGTAGTGGACAGTCTGGTAAAATCTTTACGAATTATTAGAATTTTTGTGGATCCTGAGCATGAAAATAGGGTAAAATCGAATCCGGAGCTCGAAGGGATATTGCACATACACAAAAAATGGTTAAATTTAATATAG